In Gossypium arboreum isolate Shixiya-1 chromosome 5, ASM2569848v2, whole genome shotgun sequence, a single genomic region encodes these proteins:
- the LOC108489690 gene encoding brefeldin A-inhibited guanine nucleotide-exchange protein 5-like yields MAAGGFVSRAFESMLKECSSKKNPDLQKAIQTYLDSPKQRNQQSSSTEPNPGDGSSTGDTQHVSKPTGLSGTITTALANAGYTLEGAEVELVLNPLRLAFETKNLKILEPALDCLHKLIAYDHLEGDPGLDGGKNVPLFTDILNMVCNCVDNSSTDSTILQVLKVLLTAVASTKFRVHGEPLLGIIRVCYNITLHSKSPITQATSKAMLTQMISILFRRMETDVVPTSSGSSDHTEAASSSDQNDNGTTLGDALNWVKDTTFASIEELQKLAGGADLKGLEAALDNVVHVENGKKITRGIDLESMSLGKRDALLVFRTLCKMSKKEDTDDTKTQILSLELLQGLLEGVSHLFTKNFHLIDSVKAYLLSALLQASVSQSAVIFQYATGIFSVLLLRYRESLKGEIGVFFPLIILRSLDGSDFPVNQKMSVLRMLEKICKDPQMLVDVYVNYDCDHEAPNLFQRMVTFLSKIAQVPQNGDSNPVAANQTTSIKNSSLQCLVNILKSLIDWEKSKRQPERNRRGDWAPEEDLARESVETKGHESTMAAAISEFNRQPVKGIENLISNKLVEKTPASVAQFLRNTPNLDKAMIGDYLGQQEGFPLGVMHAYVDSVTFSGMKFDTAIREFLKGFFLPGEAQKIDRIMEKFAERYCADNPGLFKNADIAYVLAYAVIMLNTDAHDPMIWPKMSKSDFIHMNNTYNPEEHAPIELLEEIYDSIVKEEIKMRDEAAGTGKDSKQKPEGEERGRLVSILKLSLPKTKSSSDAKPQSEAIIKQTQAIIQNRAKRGIFYTAQEIELVRPMVEAVGWSLLATFSVTMEQSEDKPMVVLSMEGFSAGIHLTYALGMDTMRFAFVTSLIRFTFLHSPKEMRIKNVEALRTLFDLCDVEPDCLQDTWNAVLECVSRLEHITTTPAVAATVMHGLNQISKEAVLQALKEQAGKPAEQVFVNSEKLPSNSIVEFFTALCGVSAEELKQSPARIFSLQRAVEISYYNIARIRMVWARIWTVLANHFISAGSHADEKVAVYAIDSLRQLGMKYLEHAELTSFTFQNDILKPFVVLMRNSRSETIRSLIVDCIVQLIKSKVASIKSGWQSVFMIFTAAADDDLESIIEKAFENVEQILLERFDQVVGDCFMDCINCLIRFANNKTSHHISLKAVALLRICENRLAEGRIPGGALKPTNVDAEYYWFPMLAGLSDLTSDLRPEVRSCALEVLFDLVNERGRKFSTPFWESIFHRVLFPIFDHVRHAGEESLFSAGDEWLRESSIHSLQLLCNLFNTFYKEVCFMLPPLLSLLLDCAKKTDQMVVSISLSALVHLIEVGGNQFSESDWDLLLKSIRDASYTTQPLELLNELGLENPMNPSIALGDSKVHTSGEVWQFDSTDNGKISPLASLSSGNNSSTRDTNASLSQDHHQESGLQSEGVPSPSDKAQKSAEAASLQRSQTIGQRIMGNMMDNIFLRSRSAKAKSGTSDIPAPSSPPKLPEAVEHEAKDEEESPLMTTVRGKCITQLILLGAIDGIQKKYWENLNEPQKIAIMDILLSLVEFAASYNSYSNLRTRMQHIPAERPPLNLLRQELAGTCIYLDVLHKATSGFNDNNGQLLEPKSSQDTDVSSDNNGLELAEHSYEETKLEGIAEEKLVSFCAQVLRDTSDFQSTIGETSSVDIHRVLELRSPVIVKVLKGMCFMNNKIFRNHLGVFYPLLTKLICCDQMDIRGALGDLFRVQLKALLP; encoded by the exons ATGGCGGCAGGTGGATTTGTGAGTCGAGCATTCGAGTCGATGCTCAAGGAATGTTCCTCCAAAAAGAATCCTGATCTTCAAAAGGCTATTCAAACTTATTTAG ATAGTCCAAAACAAAGGAATCAGCAATCTTCATCCACTGAGCCTAATCCTGGAGATGGAAG CTCCACTGGGGATACACAGCATGTTAGTAAGCCAACTGGTCTTAGTGGAACCATCACAACTGCCTTGGCAAATGCTGGATACACCTTGGAAGGGGCTGAGGTGGAGCTTGTTCTAAATCCTCTTCGACTTGCATTCGAGACTAAGAACTTAAAAATCCTTGAACCAGCTTTAGATTGTCTTCAT AAACTAATTGCCTATGATCATCTGGAGGGAGATCCTGGTTTAGATGGTGGGAAAAATGTTCCTCTGTTTACAGACATTCTGAATATGGTTTGCAATTGTGTTGATAATTCTTCTACTGACAG TACAATCCTGCAAGTTCTGAAGGTACTTCTTACTGCTGTAGCATCGACAAAGTTCAGAG TCCATGGGGAACCTTTGCTTGGAATTATCAGAGTCTGCTACAATATTACTCTTCACAG CAAGAGCCCTATAACCCAAGCAACATCAAAGGCAATGTTGACACAGATGATTAGCATCTTATTTAGGAGAATGGAGACTGATGTA GTCCCTACTTCATCTGGTTCTTCAGATCATACTGAAGCTGCTTCCTCAAGCGACCAAAATGACAATGGAACGACTTTAGGCGATGCACTAAACTGGGTCAAGGATACAACATTTGCATCTATTGAGGAACTTCAAAAACTAGCTGGAGGTGCTGACCTCAAG GGTCTAGAGGCTGCTCTTGACAATGTTGTGCATGTTGAGAATGGTAAAAAGATCACGAG AGGGATTGACCTTGAGAGCATGAGTCTTGGTAAACGTGATGCATTACTAGTGTTCCGCACCCTTTGCAAG ATGAGCAAGAAGGAAGATACTGATGATACCAAGACACAGATTCTGTCTCTTGAGCTTCTTCag GGTTTGTTGGAAGGGGTTAGCCATTTATTTACAAAGAACTTCCATTTAATTGATTCAGTGAAAGCATATCTTCTATCTGCTTTGCTGCAGGCTTCAGTTTCACAATCTGCTGTCATATTTCAG TATGCTACTGGGATATTTTCTGTGCTTTTGTTGCGATATCGAGAGAGTCTTAAA GGTGAAATTGGTGTCTTTTTTCCCTTGATTATTTTGCGGTCATTGGATGGTTCAGACTTCCCCGTTAACCAAAAAATGAGTGTTCTCAG aatGCTTGAGAAAATTTGCAAAGATCCCCAGATGCTTGTTGATGTTTATGTGAATTATGATTGTGATCATGAGGCACCTAACCTATTTCAACGCATG GTGACATTTCTGTCTAAAATAGCTCAAGTGCCTCAAAATGGCGACTCAAACCCTGTTGCTGCCAACCAGACAACATCTATTAAGAATTCCTCACTCCAG TGCCTTGTCAACATACTAAAATCACTGATTGATTGGGAGAAATCTAAAAGACAACCAGAAAGGAATAGAAGAGGTGACTGGGCTCCTGAAGAAGATTTGGCACGAGAATCTGTTGAGACAAAAGGTCATGAATCTACCATGGCAGCTGCCATCTCCGAG TTTAACAGGCAACCAGTGAAGGGTATTGAGAATCTGATATCAAATAAATTGGTGGAAAAGACTCCTGCCTCAGTTGCCCAATTTCTGAGAAATACTCCCAATCTGGACAAG GCAATGATTGGTGATTATCTGGGTCAACAGGAGGGGTTTCCCCTTGGTGTCATGCATGCTTATGTAGATTCAGTAACATTTTCAGGAATGAAGTTTGATACTGCAATACGTGAATTTCTCAAAGGATTTTTTCTTCCTGGGGAGGCTCAAAAGATAGATCGAATCATGGAAAAGTTCGCAGAAAG GTATTGTGCTGATAATCCAGGTCTTTTCAAGAATGCAGATATTGCATATGTTCTTGCATATGCAGTTATAATGCTGAATACTGATGCTCATGACCCAATGATCTGGCCTAAAATGTCAAAGTCAGATTTTATACATATGAATAACACATATAACCCTGAAGAGCATGCCCCTATTGAACTTCTGGAGGAGATATATGATTCTATTGTTAAAGAGGAGATAAAAATGAGAGATGAAGCTGCTGGCACTGGGAAAGATAGCAAGCAAAAGCCAGAGGGTGAAGAAAGAGGCCGCCTTGTTAGTATCCTTAAACTATCTCTCCCTAAAACAAAGTCTTCAAGCGATGCTAAGCCCCAAAGTGAAGCAATAATTAAGCAGACACAGGCTATTATCCAGAACCGAGCAAAAAGAGGAATTTTTTATACTGCACAAGAGATTGAACTTGTAAGACCGATGGTTGAAGCTGTAGGATGGTCATTGTTGGCTACCTTCTCTGTTACAATGGAGCAAAGTGAAGACAAGCCAATGGTTGTTCTTTCTATGGAAGGATTTAGTGCTGGGATACATCTCACTTATGCCCTTGGAATGGATACTATGCGCTTTGCCTTTGTAACATCTCTGATCAG GTTTACTTTCTTGCATTCCCCAAAGGAAATGCGTATTAAAAATGTGGAAGCATTGCGGACTCTATTTGATTTATGTGACGTAGAGCCAGACTGTCTTCAAGACACGTGGAATGCTGTTCTTGAGTGTGTTTCTCGGCTTGAACATATTACGACAACTCCTGCTGTTGCTGCAACTGTCATGCATGGATTAAATCAGATCTCCAAGGAAGCTGTTTTGCAGGCACTGAAAGAACAGGCTGGGAAACCAGCTGAACAGGTTTTTGTGAATAGTGAAAAGTTGCCTAGCAATTCTATTGTGGAGTTCTTCACTGCCCTATGTGGTGTATCTGCAGAAGAACTAAAACAAAGTCCAGCTCGCATTTTCAGCTTGCAAAGGGCTGTTGAGATCAGTTATTACAATATTGCTCGTATACGTATG GTCTGGGCTAGAATATGGACTGTACTCGCAAATCATTTTATCTCTGCTGGCAGCCATGCTGATGAGAAGGTTGCTGTGTATGCAATAGATTCTTTGAGGCAGCTTGGTATGAAGTATTTGGAGCATGCTGAATTGACCAGTTTTACTTTCCAAAATGATATCCTTAAACCTTTTGTTGTTCTCATGCGGAATAGTCGAAGTGAAACCATAAGAAGCCTTATTGTGGACTGCATTGTTCAA CTGATTAAATCAAAGGTTGCAAGCATAAAGTCTGGATGGCAAAGTGTTTTTATGATTTTCACTGCTGCTGCGGATGATGATTTGGAATCAATTATTGAAAAGGCATTTGAGAATGTGGAACAGA TTTTACTGGAACGATTTGATCAAGTTGTTGGAGATTGTTTTATGGACTGCATCAACTGTCTTATTAGGTTTGCCAACAATAAAACTTCCCACCACATTAGTTTGAAGGCTGTTGCCCTTCTCCGTATATGTGAAAATCGTCTTGCAGAG GGACGTATTCCTGGTGGAGCTCTGAAACCGACTAATGTTGATGCTGAGTATTATTGGTTCCCAATGCTGGCTGGTTTATCTGATCTAACATCAGATTTGAGACCGGAGGTTAGGAGTTGTGCGCTTGAAGTTTTGTTTGATTTGGTGAATGAAAGAGGTAGGAAGTTCTCAACTCCGTTTTGGGAAAGCATTTTCCATCGTGTCTTGTTTCCCATATTTGATCATGTGAGACATGCTGGGGAGGAGAGCTTATTTTCCGCTGGAGATGAGTGGCTTCGTGAAAGTAGCATTCACTCACTTCAGTTGCTGTGCAACCTTTTCAACACTTTTTACAAG GAGGTGTGCTTTATGCTGCCACCACTCTTGAGTTTGCTGTTGGACTGTGCTAAAAAGACAGACCAAATGGTGGTTTCAATTTCTCTTAGTGCGTTGGTGCATCTCATAGAGGTTGGTGGAAACCAGTTCAGTGAGAGTGACTGGGATTTGTTGTTGAAGAGCATAAG AGATGCATCATACACAACACAACCGCTTGAGCTACTCAATGAGTTGGGTCTAGAGAATCCCATGAACCCTTCAATTGCACTAGGGGATTCAAAGGTTCATACAAGTGGTGAAGTCTGGCAGTTTGATTCTACTGATAACGGGAAGATTTCACCACTTGCATCACTGAGTTCAGGTAATAATAGCAGCACAAGGGATACTAATGCATCACTTTCACAAGATCACCATCAAGAATCTGGGTTACAATCTGAAG GTGTTCCCTCACCATCAGATAAAGCTCAGAAGTCTGCTGAAGCTGCAAGCCTCCAACGAAGTCAGACAATAGGTCAAAGAATTATGGGGAATATGATGGATAACATATTTCTTAGAAGTCGTTCCGCAAAAGCAAAGAGTGGCACATCAGATATTCCAGCTCCTTCTTCACCACCAAAG CTTCCTGAGGCTGTTGAACATGAAGCCAAAGATGAGGAGGAAAGTCCACTGATGACTACTGTTAGGGGCAAGTGCATCACTCAGTTAATACTTCTTGGTGCTATTGATGGCATTCAG AAAAAGTATTGGGAGAATTTGAATGAACCTCAGAAAATTGCCATAATGGACATTTTGTTATCCTTGGTAGAATTTGCTGCATCATATAATTCATACTCTAACCTCAGAACACGTATGCAACACATTCCTGCAGAAAG GCCCCCTCTAAATCTTCTTCGCCAGGAACTGGCAGGAACTTGCATTTATCTGGATGTCTTGCACAAAGCAACTTCAGGATTTAATGACAATAATGGGCAACTTCTAGAACCTAAAAGTTCTCAAGATACTGATGTATCTTCAGACAACAATGGTTTGGAATTGGCTGAACATTCTtatgaagaaacaaaattggAAGGAATAGCAGAAGAGAAGCTGGTCTCTTTCTGTGCACAGGTACTCAGGGACACATCTGATTTCCAATCTACAATAGGGGAAACAAGTTCCGTGGATATTCATCGAGTTCTGGAGTTGCGGTCTCCAGTTATCGTTAAG GTACTTAAAGGCATGTGCTTCATGAACAATAAGATTTTCAGGAATCACCTCGGGGTGTTCTATCCATTGCTTACAAAACTTATTTGCTGTGACCAG ATGGATATTCGTGGAGCACTAGGTGATCTTTTTAGGGTGCAGTTGAAAGCTCTCCTACCGTAA